A stretch of Lepidochelys kempii isolate rLepKem1 chromosome 14, rLepKem1.hap2, whole genome shotgun sequence DNA encodes these proteins:
- the LOC140897625 gene encoding melanin-concentrating hormone receptor 1-like, with protein MASENSPPLCPRNCSAWAPRNGSVAERAAPYTNVIMPSLFGIICFLGIVGNLIVIYTIVKKKKLRCKQTVPDIFIFNLSIVDLLFLLGMPFLIHQLLGNGAWYFGAPLCTIITALDTNSQITSTNILTVMTLDRYLATVYPLKSTYVRTPCVAASVICLVWLLSFLTIIPVWMYAGLMPLEDGTVRCALLLPNPETDVYWFTLYQFMLAFAIPLIVICVVYFKILQHMATTVVPLPQRSLQVRTKKVTRMAVAICSAFFICWAPFYILQLVHLGIDTPSVAFFYAYNFAISLGYANSCLNPFLYIALSETFKRQFMVAIRPAKKQFRNSSSINNNSATEASVCLKLAPESTQQTQFLEDFSPHSLPVTVAVH; from the exons ATGGCCTCGGAAAACTCCCCGCCCCTGTGCCCAAGGAACTGCTCCGCCTGGGCTCCCAGGAACGGGTCCG TGGCAGAAAGGGCAGCCCCCTACACCAATGTGATCATGCCTAGCCTGTTTGGCATCATCTGTTTCCTGGGCATTGTCGGGAATCTCATCGTCATCTACACCATTGTCAAGAAGAAAAAGCTGAGGTGCAAGCAGACTGTGCCCGACATCTTCATTTTCAACCTCTCCATCGTGGATCTCCTCTTCCTGCTGGGCATGCCTTTCCTCATCCACCAGCTCCTTGGTAATGGTGCCTGGTATTTCGGGGCTCCGTTGTGCACCATCATCACCGCCTTGGACACTAACAGCCAGATCACCAGCACCAACATCCTGACAGTGATGACCCTCGACCGTTACCTGGCAACTGTCTACCCTCTGAAATCCACCTATGTCCGGACACCATGTGTAGCAGCCTCAGTAATTTGCTTGGTGTGGCTCCTTTCCTTCCTGACCATCATTCCTGTGTGGATGTATGCAGGTCTGATGCCTTTGGAGGATGGGACTGTCCGCTGTGCTCTCTTGCTTCCCAACCCTGAGACTGATGTCTACTGGTTCACGCTCTACCAGTTCATGCTGGCCTTTGCTATCCCACTGATTGTCATCTGTGTTGTTTACTTTAAGATCCTCCAGCACATGGCTACCACCGTGGTCCCCCTTCCCCAGAGGAGCCTCCAGGTACGTACCAAGAAAGTCACCCGCATGGCAGTTGCCATCTGCTCTGCCTTTTTCATTTGCTGGGCCCCTTTCTACATCCTCCAGCTGGTGCATCTCGGCATTGACACACCTTCTGTTGCCTTCTTCTATGCCTATAACTTCGCCATTAGCTTGGGCTATGCCAACAGCTGCCTCAACCCCTTCCTCTACATTGCCCTGAGTGAGACCTTCAAGCGCCAGTTCATGGTGGCCATCCGTCCTGCCAAGAAGCAGTTCCGCAACAGTAGCTCCATCAACAACAACAGCGCAACAGAGGCCAGTGTGTGCCTAAAGCTTGCACCAGAATCCACTCAGCAGACTCAGTTTCTGGAGGACTTTTCCCCACACTCACTGCCTGTGACTGTTGCTGTTCACTAG